From Camelina sativa cultivar DH55 chromosome 5, Cs, whole genome shotgun sequence:
GCTTTTGAGGCAAGATCAGAAAATGAGCCAAGAGACTCCAATTATGCTCCAGATATAGGAACCTATAGTCCTCGCAACGCCACAGAGGAATTCCCCGAAGGTCAGGATCCTCCTAGACAAAGTAACTTGGCAGAAGAGCTCAATCCCACTACCGAGAGAAGCGATGTCAATTCTCCCAGAAGTATTCCCGAGATTGAGATAAGGCGTGATGCTGCACACGAATTAAGCCCTGCGTCCCATCCATCATTTGCTGCAGAACAACAGAATGTCAGAGTTGAACACACTGAGTCTTTAGATGATTCTTTGAAAGAGAAGGACCCCACTATCCCAAGtattgatgaagaaatctcAAATCTTAGAAGGGATTCTGCATTTGAGCTTCGGTCGGAGTCTCCAAGTTTTGCTGGTTCTGAAGAAGAACGTGCAGATTTTGGTGAGTAAACAACATAGTCTTATATTTTTAGCCATTATATTCTCtacattattatttgttttaaacacttttttttatatgttagtgCATCCATCACCTCAATTGGTGCTTCAGCCTACTCCTCCTCCCCCACCACAAAGAAGGCCAAGGAAGAGGAAGCTCTTTGATAAGGTCACAGTATTAACCAACAGGTAATAACTTTTCCGTTGCTTCATGTGACTTTGATTATTACATTACCTTTTGTGTATGTTCAAAGAATATGGACAGGATTATAAAACAAAGGCTCGAGGATCCTAGTGATACACTTCGTGAGAAAAAGAAACTGCCTTCATCTAAAGTAAATGTCTGGAGACTGAATAACCAGTTAAAGAAGGATCAAACATTTAGTGATCCCTTACTTACTGGTAAGTTTCAATTGTTTCTTCATTTTCGACTCTTTCGCCTTCTTTTGTCCTTTGTCTTTGAAAAAAAGATTATTGCCTGTGTATCTGCAGGCTTCTCAGATGTTTTACGCAGTGTCTTTGAAAAGGACTATGTAGCTTCAAAGCCATATCTTGCTGTTTCTGATGAAACTGTTCCAGAACCTTCATCTGTATCATCTCCTATTCGAGAAGCTGAAACCGAAACTAATCCAGTCACTCCAGTGCCAGAATCTGTGGTTCCTGATTCTACGAATCCAGACAATACAGTTCAGCTGTCTCCAGCTCAGCAAACTGAAGATGTCCAAGACTCTGCAGGCCCTCCACCTGCGCATGCAGAGTCTGTAGCAACAGAAGCACAATCTCCTCAGACATTTAATAATAATGATGACATGGGATTCGAACATTTAAGGGATGGTGGTTTCCCTGAGCACATGTCGTCACCGCCTCCAAGATCTTCACCTTCTAGAACTGATGACTTCAGCACTCAGCATGGAACTTGGGAGACAAGATCTTATAGAACAGAGCCTTCAACTTCCGGAAATCAAGAGGATATGCCTGAACTAAGAAACTTGGGGCTTTCACCTGTTTCTGAAATGACTGACGAGGTTTGTTCTCACGTTTTTGCGTGTTATGCTTTTATCATTCTTGGCGCTTCACTAACATTGATAACAATACTATTTGTCTGTGCCATACAGGAGCTTTCTTTCCTGGAGATAGGTGGAAATACCCCCGTAATATCACCAGCTAGTCAAGATTCTGATGGTTTGACAGGGAGAACAAGGTATATATGTAGAATCCAAAAGCCATGTTGATTTATAAGAGCCTACTGTTTCTATACTTGCTTATAACATTGAGTGAACTTTGCAGAGCCTTGGTTCAGTATCTTAAACAACGTTCTTCAAGTAGTCCCACTTCAAGCCATCCTTCCGGAGATCTAAGTTTGAGCGAGATTTTGGCAGGAAAGACAAGGAAGCTAGCTGCTCGAATGTTTTTCGAGACTTTGGTGAGTGATTgttgatacattttttttaattcttcgtATCTCTCTGCACTGCCATTAATTTAGATGGGTTGTTTTCGAATTACAGGTATTGAAGTCTAGAGGACTTATAGATATGCAACAAGACAAACCCTACGGCGATATTGCTTTGAAGTTGATGCCTGCCCTTTTTTCAAAGCTTCAAGCATGAATAAACAATGCTCCGTAGATTTATTTATGTACATTATTAACATTGAAGTTAGACGAGGAAGTAGTAGTCATTCTTATTTTGTTGATCCtggtttatttacatttttgtttaagtAAAGCTTTACTCAAGAAAATATGTCTAAAATCCATCATTAGTCAATACAGTAATTCACATAACTTAAATTGAAtgttgtaaaaagaaaagtttgtcATTCTCTATGATTTTGTAAAAGACTTAGTAGCACGGGTTGAGACAGAACTAGTCATGGAGATAGAGTCGCTCAAATATAGATCACCCAAATAATCGGGTACTTGGAGTCATGGAGAAGCATCTCTCAATTAGACCATCACGAGTACCACATGTGAGGTTATGGTTACCCCACAAAACTGGCTCGTTTAAAGAAAATACGCCGTCTGGGGGCTTTCCGTGAGCAAAAAGAAGCTGGGGGAGAGGCATGTACCATGTAAAGAATGCAAACAACTAGCCCCGATCATAAATGTAAAGGATCCAAGTATGAATACTACCAGTGATCAGCTGGTCACACTTATTCTGTTCTTGTTCAATAGGTCATTGCTAATGACCGAGTTAACAAGCCTCTGATGGACATTCAATAGGTCCAATATTGGACCACCATCGTTATGAGAATATTACATCAAAACGAAAACCTCAAAAAAGTTGTGCATAGATAACCTCGTGGATCTTTATAAAGCACAACCTTCTTTCAAATATAAGAGATGACCTACCTGTTCttaacttgtttttgttttgtatatctTAGTAAGACTATTGAATctagaaagaaaattaacaattatagGTGGAATCTATCTTAGTCATCATTTCTCTAAGGGACATGACTGTATATGGCCTTGATGTATGGGCCT
This genomic window contains:
- the LOC104788198 gene encoding sister chromatid cohesion 1 protein 3-like, translated to MFYSQTLLAKKGPLGTVWCAAHVQNRLKKSQYTAINIPNTVDSIMFPEVPLALRTTSHLLLGVVRIYSKKVEYLYKDCNDFNTLVAKACVSTQVDLPEDARQAPPESVTLPQALNLDEFDLGDDTLDMEFDNHTRSEEDITLTDQIPTGVDPYVAVTFDEDIISESVPMDFDQPTVPMSGDIGETDVEMAFEARSENEPRDSNYAPDIGTYSPRNATEEFPEGQDPPRQSNLAEELNPTTERSDVNSPRSIPEIEIRRDAAHELSPASHPSFAAEQQNVRVEHTESLDDSLKEKDPTIPSIDEEISNLRRDSAFELRSESPSFAGSEEERADFVHPSPQLVLQPTPPPPPQRRPRKRKLFDKVTVLTNRIIKQRLEDPSDTLREKKKLPSSKVNVWRLNNQLKKDQTFSDPLLTGFSDVLRSVFEKDYVASKPYLAVSDETVPEPSSVSSPIREAETETNPVTPVPESVVPDSTNPDNTVQLSPAQQTEDVQDSAGPPPAHAESVATEAQSPQTFNNNDDMGFEHLRDGGFPEHMSSPPPRSSPSRTDDFSTQHGTWETRSYRTEPSTSGNQEDMPELRNLGLSPVSEMTDEELSFLEIGGNTPVISPASQDSDGLTGRTRALVQYLKQRSSSSPTSSHPSGDLSLSEILAGKTRKLAARMFFETLVLKSRGLIDMQQDKPYGDIALKLMPALFSKLQA